From the genome of Prunus persica cultivar Lovell chromosome G8, Prunus_persica_NCBIv2, whole genome shotgun sequence:
TGTTTTCTCCAACCTCTTCTTCCCTAAAAGCTCAACCTTTCTCTCTGCTATAAAACCCACAACACAAAGCCTTCTTCTTTCACTCAACCCAGTTGACTTGACCTGTAATGGCGGAGAGTCAGAGGGTTAAGAGCTTTATGTGCATTGCGTTGTTCTCTATCTGTTTGCTTCAGTGTAATCCCATCGCCTTCGCCATTCTCGACCCGGTTGATTTCTTGGCTCTGCAATCCATTCGCAAATCTCTCAATGACATGCCTGGCTCCAACTACTTCGCTTCCTGGGACTTCACTTCCGACCCCTGCAACTTCGCCGGCGTGTACTGCGACTCCGATAAGGTGATAGCTCTCAACCTCGGCGACCCCAGAGCCGGAGCTCCGGGACTAACGGGTCGGATCGACCCTGCCGTTGGCAAGCTCTCTGCACTCGCCGAGCTCTCGGTGGTTCCGGGTCGGATCTTCGGCGCTCTGCCGCAATCCATTTCGCAGTTGAAGAGCCTCCGGTTCCTCGCCGTCAGCCGCAACTTCATCTCCGGTCAGATTCCTGCGGGTCTCGGTCAGCTACGCAACCTGAGAACACTCGACCTCAGCTACAACCTGTTCGCCGGAGCAATTCCTACAGCTATCGGAACCTTACCAGAGCTCTCCAACGTCATTCTCTGCCACAATCGCCTCTCCGGTTCGGTCCCTCCGTTTGCCTCCCAAACCTTAACCCGGCTCGACTTGAAGCACAACGACCTCTCCGGTTCGCTCGCTCCCAACTCCCTCCCTCCTTCTCTCCAATACCTGTCTCTCTCCTGGAACCGGCTAACCGGT
Proteins encoded in this window:
- the LOC18766698 gene encoding MDIS1-interacting receptor like kinase 2, with translation MAESQRVKSFMCIALFSICLLQCNPIAFAILDPVDFLALQSIRKSLNDMPGSNYFASWDFTSDPCNFAGVYCDSDKVIALNLGDPRAGAPGLTGRIDPAVGKLSALAELSVVPGRIFGALPQSISQLKSLRFLAVSRNFISGQIPAGLGQLRNLRTLDLSYNLFAGAIPTAIGTLPELSNVILCHNRLSGSVPPFASQTLTRLDLKHNDLSGSLAPNSLPPSLQYLSLSWNRLTGPVDGLLNRLGQLNYLDLSMNQFTGTIPGRVFTYPITNLQLQRNMFSGRVQPDGQVSISTIDLSYNRLSGEISPLFSTVQSLYLNNNRFTGQVPGSFVDRLLAANIQILYLQHNFLTGIQINPTAEIPVSSSLCLQYNCMVPPLQTPCPLKAGKQKTRPTAQCNEWRG